Within Eggerthella timonensis, the genomic segment CTCGTGGGCCGTGGTCGAGCCCTACATCTACAGCGTGTACGGCGCCGTCGGTCAGGACATCTCGTCGTCCAACCTGTGGATCGCCTCCATCCTGTCGGCGTTCATCGCCGTGGTGCTGTTCGCCGGCCTCGGCCGCTCGAAGGCCAAGAAGGTCGACATCTACTTGGCGGGCGTGAGCCGCGACAACGCAGAGCGCACGTTCTCCAACTCGCTGTCGGGCGAGTCCACCGCATCGGCGCGCAACTGGTACCTCGAGGGCATCTTCGGCGAGAAGCGCATCTCGCCTTTCGGCACCGCGTGCTGCACCATCATCATCGTGATCGCATTCGCGGCTGCTGCCGTGGGCGTTCCGGGACTGTTCTAGGAAAGGGTGTGATCTGACATGACTATGCTGTTCGCTCTCATCGGCACCCTCGTCTTCGCCATCGTCGCGCCGGTCCTGGGATGCCTGCTCGCGGGACTCGACCGCAAGATCTCGGCCCGCATGCAGGGTCGCGTGGGGCCTCCGCTCTTGCAGCCGTACTACGACGTGCGCAAGCTCATCGAGAAGGACAACGTGTCGGTGAACTCCACCGAGGGCACCTACATCACGTGCGCCCTCGTGTTCACCCTCATCGCCGGCGGCATCTTCTTCTCCGGCGGCAACCTGCTGATGAGCGTCTTCGTCATCACGTTGTCGGGCCTGTTCTTCATCGTGGCCGCGTACTCGACGCGCTCGCCGTACGCCGAGATCGGCGCGAACCGCGAGACGCTGCAGGTCATGGCGTACGAGCCCATGGTGCTGTTCATGGCCGTGGCGTTCTACATGGCGTCGGGCACGTTCAACTCGGCCGGCGTGTTCTTCCTCGACGCGCCCGTAGTGGCGAACATCTGGCTCGTGTTCCTGGGCTTCTTGTTCGTGCTCACCATCAAGCTGCGCAAGTCGCCGTTCGACCTGTCGTACTCGCACCACGCCCACCAGGAGATCGTCAAGGGCATCACCACCGAGATGAGCGGCAAGACGCTCGCGAAGGTCGAGATCATGCACTGGTGCGAGAACGTGCTGTTCCTCGGCTGGACCGCGCTGTTCTTCCTCTGGGGAAACCCGCTGTCCATCGTGCTTGCGCTCGTGGTGGTGGCGCTCGTGTACTTCCTGGAGATCTGGATCGACAACAACTTCGCTCGCGTGAAGTGGCAGGCCCTGCTGGCGTCGGCGTGGGGCGTTGCCCTCGTCGCGGGCGGCGTGAACATCGCGTTCTTGGCCTACCTGTAAAGGAGCTGCACCTATGACGTATGCAACCAAATCACCGTGGGTCATCCACTACGACGGTTCCAGCTGCAACGGCTGCGACATCGAAGTGCTGGCCGCGCTGTGCCCCGGTTTCGATGTCGAGCGCTTCGGCATCATCAACACGGGCAACCCCAAGCACGCCGACATCTTCCTCGTCACGGGCAGCGTGAACGAGCAGAACATCGGCGTGGTCCAGGAGATCTACAACCAGATGGTCGAGCCGAAGGTGGTCATCGCGTGCGGCATCTGCGCATGCTCGGCCGGCATCTTCCACGACTGCTACAACGTGATCGGCGGCGTCGACCAGGCCATTCCCGTGGACGTGTACGCGCCCGGCTGCGCCGTGCGACCCGAGGCCATCATCGACGCGGTCGTGCAGGGCCTCGGCATCCTGGAAGAGAAGTCGAAAGCCCTGCAGGCGCAGAAGAAAGGGGCGTGAGGTCATGACCCTGCGATCCGAGTTCATCCCCCTGACCGTCGAGGGCCTGCCGGCGCTCGCGGCCGAGAAGAAGGCCGAAGGCGCGCGCTTCGTGCAGATGCTGTGCGTGAACACCGAGGACGGCATCGACCTCGTCTACTCGTTCATGAAGGACGGCGTGCTGACGAACCACGAGATCAAGGCGGTGAAGAAGGGCACCGTCGTGCCCAGCGTCACCGACCAGTTCCTGGCCGCGTTCGTGTTCGAGAACGAGGCGCACGACCTGTTCGGCATGGACATCAAGGGCATCGCCATCGACTTCGGCGGCAACTTCTACGCGCTCGCGCAGAAAGAGCCCATGACCATCGTCTCGCCCGAGCAGCATGCCGCGCGCGAGAAGGCCAAGAAGCTGGCCGCCGCCAAGGCCGCCA encodes:
- a CDS encoding complex I subunit 1 family protein; translation: MTMLFALIGTLVFAIVAPVLGCLLAGLDRKISARMQGRVGPPLLQPYYDVRKLIEKDNVSVNSTEGTYITCALVFTLIAGGIFFSGGNLLMSVFVITLSGLFFIVAAYSTRSPYAEIGANRETLQVMAYEPMVLFMAVAFYMASGTFNSAGVFFLDAPVVANIWLVFLGFLFVLTIKLRKSPFDLSYSHHAHQEIVKGITTEMSGKTLAKVEIMHWCENVLFLGWTALFFLWGNPLSIVLALVVVALVYFLEIWIDNNFARVKWQALLASAWGVALVAGGVNIAFLAYL
- a CDS encoding NADH-quinone oxidoreductase subunit B family protein, with translation MTYATKSPWVIHYDGSSCNGCDIEVLAALCPGFDVERFGIINTGNPKHADIFLVTGSVNEQNIGVVQEIYNQMVEPKVVIACGICACSAGIFHDCYNVIGGVDQAIPVDVYAPGCAVRPEAIIDAVVQGLGILEEKSKALQAQKKGA
- a CDS encoding NADH-quinone oxidoreductase subunit C translates to MTLRSEFIPLTVEGLPALAAEKKAEGARFVQMLCVNTEDGIDLVYSFMKDGVLTNHEIKAVKKGTVVPSVTDQFLAAFVFENEAHDLFGMDIKGIAIDFGGNFYALAQKEPMTIVSPEQHAAREKAKKLAAAKAAKAAKANASFVADHPDAKPKREGVIEPSGDDDLETRLAGMDPEKVARVRAGIAAKAKKAAAEAEAAKKAAADEKIANLDQEKAAKVKAALEAKAAREAAKAEAEKEGE